The following proteins come from a genomic window of Blastococcus sp. HT6-30:
- a CDS encoding DUF4190 domain-containing protein, whose translation MTHDDGLHLGDPPQAAPGSGYAPPGAAYPPPGHGQPWGYGPPPGYGPPPGYGPPQWSRPTNTLAILALVMAFVFAPAGLVLGIAARRQIQRTGEDGAGLALAGIVVGGLVTAFFVLVIVLWIVAFAMLTSTGFGP comes from the coding sequence ATGACCCACGACGACGGGCTGCACCTCGGCGACCCGCCGCAGGCGGCACCCGGCAGCGGGTACGCCCCGCCCGGAGCGGCGTACCCGCCGCCCGGCCACGGGCAGCCGTGGGGCTACGGCCCACCGCCCGGCTACGGTCCACCGCCCGGCTACGGCCCGCCGCAGTGGAGCCGGCCGACCAACACCCTGGCCATCCTCGCCCTGGTCATGGCGTTCGTCTTCGCGCCGGCCGGGCTGGTCCTCGGCATCGCGGCCCGTCGGCAGATCCAGCGAACCGGCGAGGACGGCGCCGGGCTGGCCCTCGCGGGGATCGTCGTCGGGGGCCTGGTGACGGCGTTCTTCGTGCTGGTGATCGTGCTGTGGATCGTCGCCTTCGCGATGCTGACCAGCACCGGCTTCGGCCCCTGA
- a CDS encoding PhzF family phenazine biosynthesis protein produces MAAPVELDYEVVDVFAGQAFAGNPLAVVFDADGLTTAQCQALANEFHLSETSFLSAPTEPDADRPGSAAGPQADYRVRIFTPFAELPFAGHPSVGAAHTLVRTGRLPAGTLRQECGAGVLDLVVDADGATLSGGRPTLQDGPAPAELAAAVGLAASDATGVPADVAGCGLPFAYLSVSPEAVDRAVPDRSLLAGLDVGEGISVLSWDAASATARARVFAADLGWGEDPATGSAALGTGVWLVRRGLLAGEGTSSYTVRQGERLGRPSVLECTVTAAGRRAVAATVRGAVVPIARGRIRVPLW; encoded by the coding sequence GTGGCTGCCCCGGTCGAGCTGGACTACGAGGTCGTCGACGTGTTCGCCGGGCAGGCGTTCGCCGGTAACCCGCTGGCCGTCGTCTTCGACGCCGACGGCCTGACCACCGCGCAGTGCCAGGCCCTGGCGAACGAGTTCCACCTGTCCGAGACGTCGTTCCTGTCCGCTCCCACCGAGCCGGACGCCGACCGTCCTGGGTCGGCCGCGGGTCCGCAGGCCGACTACCGGGTCCGCATCTTCACGCCGTTCGCCGAACTGCCCTTCGCCGGACACCCGAGCGTCGGCGCGGCGCACACGCTGGTGCGCACCGGACGGCTGCCGGCCGGGACGCTGCGCCAGGAGTGCGGCGCCGGGGTGCTCGACCTGGTGGTCGACGCCGACGGCGCGACGCTCTCCGGGGGCCGGCCCACCCTCCAGGACGGCCCGGCCCCCGCGGAGCTCGCCGCCGCCGTGGGGCTGGCGGCGTCCGACGCCACGGGCGTGCCCGCCGACGTCGCCGGCTGCGGACTTCCGTTCGCCTACCTCTCGGTGAGCCCGGAGGCGGTCGACCGGGCGGTTCCGGACCGGTCGCTGCTGGCCGGGCTCGACGTCGGGGAGGGGATCTCGGTGCTGTCCTGGGACGCCGCGTCGGCCACCGCCCGCGCCCGGGTCTTCGCCGCCGATCTCGGCTGGGGCGAGGACCCCGCCACCGGCTCCGCCGCCCTCGGCACCGGGGTGTGGTTGGTGCGGCGCGGCCTGCTCGCCGGCGAGGGCACGTCGTCCTACACGGTCCGGCAGGGCGAGCGCCTGGGCCGGCCCTCGGTCCTCGAGTGCACCGTGACCGCCGCCGGCCGCCGGGCGGTCGCGGCCACCGTCCGGGGCGCCGTCGTCCCGATCGCGCGCGGCCGGATCCGGGTGCCGCTCTGGTGA
- a CDS encoding CoA ester lyase, whose product MAELRSRRSNLAVPGSNPRFLEKAKGLPADQVFLDLEDACAPLAKPGARKNIVAALNEGGWGDKIRTVRVNDWTTEWTFQDVVEVVGGAGANLDCIMLPKVADAAQVKALDLLLTQIEKANGLEVGRIGIEAQIETAQGLINVNDIAFASDRIETIIFGPADFMASINMKSLVVGALHPDYPGDPFHYILMQILMAARARGVQAIDGPFLQVRDVPAFEEVAKRSAMLGFDGKWVLHPGQIDAANEIYAPSQEDYDHAELILDAYDWATSEAGGKKGSAMLGDEMIDEASRKMALVIAGKGRAAGLSRTSSFTPPEG is encoded by the coding sequence GTGGCCGAGCTCCGATCCCGTCGTTCCAACCTGGCCGTTCCCGGCAGCAACCCCCGCTTCCTGGAGAAGGCCAAGGGTCTGCCGGCCGACCAGGTCTTCCTCGACCTGGAGGACGCCTGCGCGCCGCTGGCCAAGCCCGGCGCCCGGAAGAACATCGTCGCGGCCTTGAACGAGGGCGGCTGGGGCGACAAGATCCGCACCGTCCGCGTCAACGACTGGACGACGGAGTGGACCTTCCAGGACGTGGTCGAGGTCGTCGGCGGAGCCGGCGCGAACCTCGACTGCATCATGCTGCCGAAGGTCGCCGACGCCGCCCAGGTCAAGGCGCTGGACCTGCTGCTCACCCAGATCGAGAAGGCCAACGGCCTCGAGGTCGGCCGGATCGGCATCGAGGCGCAGATCGAGACGGCGCAGGGCCTGATCAACGTCAACGACATCGCGTTCGCCAGCGACCGGATCGAGACGATCATCTTCGGCCCGGCCGACTTCATGGCCAGCATCAACATGAAGTCGCTCGTGGTGGGTGCCCTGCACCCCGACTACCCGGGCGACCCGTTCCACTACATCCTCATGCAGATCCTGATGGCCGCCCGCGCGCGTGGCGTCCAGGCGATCGACGGCCCGTTCCTCCAGGTGCGCGACGTGCCGGCCTTCGAGGAGGTCGCCAAGCGCTCGGCGATGCTCGGCTTCGACGGCAAGTGGGTGCTGCACCCCGGCCAGATCGACGCTGCCAACGAGATCTACGCGCCGTCGCAGGAGGACTACGACCACGCCGAGCTGATCCTCGACGCCTACGACTGGGCGACGTCGGAGGCCGGTGGCAAGAAGGGGTCGGCGATGCTCGGGGACGAGATGATCGACGAGGCCAGCCGCAAGATGGCGCTGGTCATCGCGGGCAAGGGCCGCGCCGCGGGCCTGTCCCGGACTTCGTCCTTCACCCCGCCGGAAGGGTGA
- a CDS encoding DMT family transporter — translation MKDPPAPRRSPARGGALQEGHASSAWALHRPGSREVGLLSLAVVGISLSAPLTAMVTAPMLALAFWRNAAGAAALVPVLVTRERGTLSGLKARDLRSSVVAGLFLAAHFAAWLPSLSMTTVAASVALATTTPIWTALAARISGVRLSAAVWWGLLLAFAGVVLIVGVDVTVSAEALAGDALALLGAVCAGGYVLAGARARQRLATSAYAVLCYSVCAAVIAGAALLVDVPLAGFEARDWWLIAGITVSAQLFGHTLLNLVLSSVGPTVVSLAVLLEVPGALLFALILLGQVPPLLALPGVVLVVAGVALVVRAGRPTMLVEPGT, via the coding sequence GTGAAGGACCCTCCTGCCCCCCGCCGCTCGCCCGCTCGCGGCGGAGCACTGCAGGAGGGCCACGCGTCCTCGGCCTGGGCGCTCCACCGCCCGGGGAGCCGCGAGGTCGGCCTGCTCTCCCTCGCCGTCGTCGGCATCTCGCTGTCGGCGCCCCTGACCGCGATGGTGACCGCGCCGATGCTGGCGCTGGCGTTCTGGCGCAATGCCGCCGGCGCGGCCGCGCTCGTCCCGGTGCTCGTCACCCGCGAGCGCGGCACGCTCTCCGGGCTGAAGGCGCGGGACCTGCGCAGCTCGGTCGTCGCGGGGCTCTTCCTCGCGGCGCACTTCGCCGCGTGGCTGCCCAGCCTGTCGATGACGACGGTGGCCGCGTCCGTCGCGCTGGCCACGACCACGCCGATCTGGACGGCGCTGGCGGCGCGGATCTCGGGGGTGCGGCTGTCGGCCGCGGTCTGGTGGGGCCTGCTCCTCGCGTTCGCCGGCGTCGTGCTGATCGTCGGGGTGGACGTCACGGTGAGCGCCGAGGCCCTGGCGGGAGATGCCCTGGCGCTGCTGGGGGCCGTCTGCGCCGGCGGGTACGTGCTGGCCGGGGCGCGCGCCCGCCAGCGGCTGGCGACCTCGGCCTACGCCGTCCTCTGCTACTCCGTGTGCGCCGCCGTGATCGCGGGCGCCGCGCTGCTCGTCGACGTGCCGCTGGCCGGCTTCGAGGCCCGCGACTGGTGGCTGATCGCGGGCATCACCGTCTCCGCGCAGCTCTTCGGGCACACGCTGCTGAACCTGGTGCTCTCGTCGGTGGGCCCGACCGTCGTGAGCCTCGCCGTCCTGCTCGAGGTGCCGGGCGCGCTGCTGTTCGCACTGATCCTGCTCGGCCAGGTCCCGCCGCTGCTGGCGCTGCCCGGCGTCGTGCTGGTGGTGGCCGGGGTGGCGCTGGTCGTGCGGGCCGGCCGGCCGACGATGCTGGTCGAGCCGGGCACCTGA